Proteins encoded in a region of the Novibacillus thermophilus genome:
- a CDS encoding sensor histidine kinase, translating into MTKIQNKLMLYMVFLIVLMSAVSFWIYVSSQKSIQQYDDILQRFLVLNEISQRTRVLNDSLGQYTLHPSDDYVTVYEQNKTLLLDQRERLLEVIHNPENRYLLKNYYHMIAYMTRNMDKAFDLLSKGDFQQYAYQRSEIEQMSAWVTDTTLELIHMELTNYREFFSDVIARNRYYHTMGAGASALFLVLSIVFTYFFSNGITRPIRRLALQSRQISQGHFNSPPVPVTTRDEIGLLTETFNTMKNSIQAFVEEMKEKAVLERKLQEQTIKGLKMDRLLKEMELKTLQNQINPHFLFNTLNTLSKMAYMEGADKTGDLTVTVSKLFRYNLKQTDTAVTLADELDHVRDYVQIQKARFGDRFSFELHVEDGCIRQKIPCLTIQPIIENAFHHGIDSLTREAVIRLNVYTKGEYVVIEVTDNGVGMDEGTLSNLRQGTNPSSRDTTGIGVSNVVQRLRLYYGCEHVMDIQSRKGEGTTVRLWLPAGKGKEGQHVQTVNSR; encoded by the coding sequence GTGACGAAAATTCAGAACAAGTTAATGCTGTACATGGTGTTTTTAATCGTCTTAATGAGTGCGGTTTCATTTTGGATTTACGTGAGCAGCCAGAAGTCCATCCAACAGTACGACGATATTTTGCAGCGCTTTTTGGTGCTCAATGAAATTTCTCAACGAACGCGCGTATTAAACGACTCTCTGGGCCAGTATACGCTGCATCCGTCCGACGATTACGTGACCGTGTACGAACAGAATAAAACGTTGTTGTTGGATCAGCGGGAACGGTTGCTGGAAGTCATCCACAATCCGGAAAACCGCTACTTGTTAAAAAATTACTACCACATGATTGCCTACATGACGCGCAACATGGACAAAGCGTTCGATTTGCTGTCAAAAGGAGATTTTCAGCAGTATGCGTACCAGCGCAGTGAAATCGAACAAATGTCCGCGTGGGTGACAGATACGACGTTGGAACTCATTCACATGGAATTGACGAACTACCGTGAATTTTTCAGCGATGTCATCGCCCGCAACCGCTATTACCATACGATGGGGGCCGGAGCATCCGCGTTGTTCCTCGTGTTGAGCATCGTGTTTACGTACTTTTTTTCCAACGGCATCACACGGCCCATTCGCAGGCTTGCCTTGCAGTCGAGGCAGATCTCCCAGGGCCACTTTAACAGTCCCCCCGTGCCGGTGACGACGAGGGACGAGATCGGCCTTTTAACGGAGACGTTTAATACGATGAAAAACAGCATTCAAGCTTTCGTGGAAGAGATGAAGGAAAAAGCAGTGCTTGAGCGCAAACTGCAGGAGCAGACGATCAAAGGGTTAAAAATGGACCGCCTGTTAAAGGAAATGGAATTGAAAACGCTGCAAAACCAGATCAATCCTCACTTTTTGTTTAACACGTTAAACACGCTTTCCAAAATGGCCTACATGGAAGGAGCAGACAAAACAGGAGATTTGACCGTGACGGTTTCCAAGTTGTTTCGTTACAATTTAAAACAGACGGACACAGCGGTCACGCTGGCAGACGAACTGGACCACGTCCGGGATTACGTCCAGATCCAAAAGGCACGCTTCGGCGATCGGTTCTCGTTTGAACTCCACGTCGAGGATGGCTGCATCCGACAAAAGATACCGTGTTTGACGATTCAACCCATCATCGAAAATGCCTTCCATCATGGAATTGATTCCCTTACCCGGGAAGCGGTGATTCGGTTAAATGTCTACACAAAGGGAGAGTACGTCGTCATTGAAGTGACGGACAACGGAGTGGGGATGGACGAGGGGACGCTGTCGAATCTCCGCCAAGGGACGAACCCCTCTTCTCGAGACACGACGGGAATCGGCGTAAGCAATGTCGTGCAGCGGTTACGCCTTTACTACGGATGTGAGCATGTGATGGACATCCAGTCCCGCAAAGGGGAAGGCACGACCGTTCGACTGTGGCTTCCGGCAGGAAAAGGAAAGGAGGGGCAACATGTACAAACTGTTAATAGCCGATGA
- a CDS encoding LytTR family transcriptional regulator DNA-binding domain-containing protein, with product MAVLDIQQLTKTEGNSTLLPPVDLQIHERQCVAIWCRHEIGKALLHLLAGWAPPSEGRIVLQGHLLSENSKNLMKQVGVLFLDDRSYGRLKVKEYLSFFKRLYGVNTPLDDVIQQVGLRDKEGTRCSRLTFSEKRRLHLARCIIHRPALVLLEDPEHNVDMESRAIIRRTIEYLTDSGTAVLLTTPFLEDAISITGDVYRLNEQGLKKIETSDADDDSLNDVKEKDEPTLDSGHDTDMIQPVRLEKVPAKWGDKIILFDPVEIDFVESVEGVSHLHVKGESFPCALTLSDLEFRLNGYGFYRCHRSYVVNLQRVREVVKWTRSSYSLILDDQKKSSIPLSKSNLSELKKTLGF from the coding sequence ATGGCTGTTTTAGACATTCAACAATTAACAAAAACCGAAGGCAATTCCACACTGCTTCCTCCAGTAGATTTACAAATCCACGAACGGCAATGTGTCGCGATCTGGTGCAGGCACGAGATCGGAAAAGCATTACTTCACCTGTTGGCAGGATGGGCTCCTCCATCTGAGGGTCGTATCGTGTTGCAAGGGCACTTGCTTTCCGAAAACAGTAAAAATTTGATGAAGCAAGTCGGCGTGTTGTTTTTGGATGACCGTTCATACGGGCGGCTGAAAGTGAAGGAATACCTCTCATTCTTCAAGCGTTTATACGGAGTGAACACGCCCCTCGACGATGTGATTCAACAGGTGGGGTTGCGTGACAAAGAAGGGACGCGTTGTTCACGCCTGACCTTCTCGGAAAAAAGGCGCCTGCACCTCGCCAGGTGCATCATTCACCGGCCCGCTCTTGTCCTCTTGGAGGACCCCGAACACAATGTCGACATGGAATCACGCGCGATCATACGCCGCACCATCGAGTACTTGACGGACAGTGGAACAGCCGTACTGCTGACCACGCCTTTTTTGGAGGATGCTATTTCCATAACGGGCGATGTATACCGTCTAAACGAACAAGGATTGAAAAAAATCGAAACGTCCGACGCAGACGATGACAGCCTGAACGATGTAAAAGAAAAAGACGAACCGACCTTAGACAGTGGACATGACACCGATATGATTCAACCTGTTCGCCTTGAAAAAGTTCCGGCAAAATGGGGCGATAAAATCATTTTATTCGATCCGGTCGAAATCGACTTCGTTGAAAGTGTAGAAGGGGTGTCTCACCTTCACGTAAAGGGAGAAAGTTTCCCCTGTGCGCTGACGCTGTCCGATTTGGAATTTAGGCTGAATGGATACGGGTTTTACCGCTGTCACCGCTCCTACGTCGTCAATCTGCAACGCGTACGCGAAGTGGTAAAGTGGACGCGCAGCAGTTACAGCCTCATTTTAGACGACCAAAAGAAAAGCTCCATTCCCCTCTCGAAAAGCAACTTAAGTGAACTCAAAAAAACGTTAGGCTTCTAA